A genomic stretch from Pirellulales bacterium includes:
- a CDS encoding DUF6798 domain-containing protein, translated as MQAPESAAIESPAAAPRRVGWAWLEAALIFLVFAAYAGWPVPEPNEPHYLSKARHYWQPDWIADDFFLSSADSHWTFYLTCGWLSRFMSMPTMAWTGRVLTWALLAIAWRRLSWSLLPTFGAAVVSAALFVATNENFHMAGEWVVGGFEAKGFAYALVFAALAELVRGRWNLTWVLLGAASALHVLVGGWVAVAVAFCWLTIGADRPRLTSMLPGLVAGGLLALPGLVPGLLLNVGADPNAVTRANLIYVYERLPHHLSFFGIKSALRERFALVVLCWVVLSIILPADAGRRRLGRVINASLLIALVGMGLSFAGTYHPDAVAGLLRFYWFRTADALVPLGVALWIVAIASRFLPHIGGRVASSVLLLAASAWLLQPQIAARLSPPIPRADKPGKVANHFDWRDACQWVAAHTPADARFLTPRTAQTFRWYAARSEVATWKDLPQDAQSIVAWRERLDEVYGTGDPEDPWYESLAETPTDRVRSVAKKYGAGYILTESQPPLDFPCLYHNETYSVYELPSAGE; from the coding sequence ATGCAAGCGCCCGAATCCGCCGCAATCGAATCACCCGCTGCTGCGCCGCGCCGGGTCGGTTGGGCGTGGCTCGAGGCAGCGCTCATCTTCCTGGTGTTCGCCGCCTATGCCGGCTGGCCCGTGCCGGAGCCGAACGAGCCCCACTATCTGTCCAAGGCCCGACATTATTGGCAACCGGATTGGATCGCAGATGATTTCTTTCTTTCATCCGCCGATTCGCACTGGACGTTTTATTTGACGTGCGGTTGGCTCAGCCGGTTTATGTCCATGCCGACGATGGCCTGGACGGGCCGCGTTCTCACCTGGGCCCTGCTGGCCATTGCCTGGCGCCGTTTGAGTTGGTCGCTATTGCCAACGTTCGGCGCTGCCGTGGTGTCGGCAGCGCTCTTCGTGGCTACGAATGAAAACTTTCACATGGCCGGCGAATGGGTCGTCGGCGGGTTCGAGGCCAAGGGCTTTGCTTATGCGCTGGTGTTCGCCGCCTTGGCCGAATTGGTTCGCGGCCGTTGGAACCTGACCTGGGTGCTGCTCGGCGCGGCCAGCGCGCTACACGTGCTGGTCGGCGGATGGGTAGCGGTCGCCGTTGCGTTTTGCTGGCTCACGATCGGCGCCGATCGTCCCCGGCTGACGTCGATGCTGCCCGGGCTTGTTGCAGGAGGGCTCCTCGCGCTGCCGGGATTGGTGCCTGGGCTTTTGCTCAACGTCGGCGCCGACCCGAACGCCGTGACGCGGGCCAATTTGATCTACGTCTACGAGCGGCTGCCGCACCATTTGTCATTCTTCGGGATCAAGTCGGCACTGCGCGAGCGATTTGCGCTCGTCGTCCTTTGCTGGGTCGTGTTGTCGATTATCCTGCCCGCCGATGCCGGACGACGCCGCTTAGGGCGCGTCATTAACGCCTCGCTGTTGATCGCGCTGGTCGGTATGGGGCTGAGTTTTGCCGGCACGTATCACCCCGATGCCGTGGCCGGCCTGCTGCGTTTCTACTGGTTTCGCACGGCCGACGCACTGGTTCCCTTGGGCGTGGCACTGTGGATCGTTGCCATAGCAAGCCGCTTCCTGCCACATATCGGCGGACGGGTCGCTTCCTCGGTCCTACTGCTCGCCGCCTCGGCCTGGCTTCTGCAGCCGCAGATCGCCGCGAGGCTCTCTCCGCCAATCCCGCGCGCCGACAAGCCAGGAAAAGTCGCGAATCATTTCGACTGGCGTGATGCCTGCCAGTGGGTGGCCGCTCATACGCCGGCCGATGCGCGTTTTCTTACGCCGCGCACGGCGCAAACATTCCGCTGGTACGCAGCGCGCAGTGAAGTGGCCACCTGGAAGGACCTGCCGCAGGACGCGCAAAGTATCGTCGCCTGGCGCGAGCGCTTGGACGAGGTATACGGCACTGGCGACCCGGAAGATCCGTGGTACGAGAGTCTGGCCGAGACGCCGACCGATCGCGTGCGCAGCGTGGCAAAAAAATATGGCGCAGGCTACATCTTGACCGAGTCGCAGCCGCCGCTAGATTTCCCCTGCCTGTACCATAATGAAACATACTCGGTCTACGAGCTTCCGTCCGCGGGAGAATGA
- the prpB gene encoding methylisocitrate lyase, whose protein sequence is MTSDSPGKKLRAAVKESTILIPGAFDALVGKMIERAGFQSMYLSGAAFSAGALALPDIGLFTLSELVEQTTRLTRATTIPLIVDADTGFGEAVNVERTVTELVAAGAAAIQLEDQRLPKRCGHLSGKSLVEPAEMGAKIRAAVAARGTSDVVILARTDARGVSGMSEALDRAKRFLDAGADWIFPEALADAKEFEQFARTIKAPLVANMTEFGKSPLLPLTELKQMGYAGVLLPVTLLRVAMKAVDDALSAITAAGTQQALLDRMQSRQELYDLLGYTGYEDRDRAYFQNEANS, encoded by the coding sequence GTGACCTCGGATTCTCCCGGCAAAAAGCTGCGTGCGGCCGTCAAGGAGTCGACGATCCTCATCCCGGGCGCGTTCGACGCCCTGGTCGGCAAGATGATCGAGCGGGCCGGCTTTCAGTCCATGTATCTTTCGGGCGCGGCTTTTTCGGCCGGAGCGCTCGCGCTTCCGGATATCGGGCTGTTCACCCTGTCGGAGCTGGTCGAACAGACAACCCGGCTGACGCGAGCCACGACGATCCCCTTGATCGTCGACGCTGACACGGGCTTCGGCGAAGCGGTGAACGTCGAGCGTACGGTCACCGAGCTCGTTGCCGCGGGGGCCGCTGCGATTCAGCTCGAAGATCAGCGGCTGCCCAAGCGTTGCGGACACTTGTCAGGAAAGAGTCTAGTCGAGCCGGCCGAAATGGGCGCGAAGATTCGCGCGGCCGTGGCGGCACGGGGTACGAGCGACGTCGTGATCCTGGCGCGCACTGATGCCCGCGGCGTGAGTGGCATGAGCGAGGCGCTCGATCGGGCGAAGCGTTTTCTCGATGCGGGGGCTGACTGGATTTTCCCCGAAGCGCTCGCGGACGCGAAAGAGTTCGAGCAGTTTGCCCGCACGATCAAGGCGCCGCTAGTGGCGAATATGACCGAGTTTGGCAAGAGCCCGCTGTTGCCGCTCACCGAGTTGAAACAAATGGGATACGCCGGCGTGCTGTTGCCGGTGACGCTATTGCGCGTGGCGATGAAGGCGGTGGACGATGCCCTGAGTGCCATTACGGCTGCGGGCACGCAACAAGCACTGCTCGACCGCATGCAATCGCGACAAGAACTCTACGACCTGCTCGGCTACACCGGTTATGAAGACCGTGACCGAGCGTATTTCCAAAACGAGGCGAATTCATGA
- a CDS encoding trypsin-like peptidase domain-containing protein, whose product MLRRLLLVALTTVSFVATAHAGQQVTVTLVGGAKITAELLRENDQGIVLDLGHDVLQIPAKRLLGIDRGASQAAEESNRDRGIFLTGRAAPADVPELAKRCGDSVVMVKTAIGQGSGFVISNKGHVITNYHVVEGETKISVTYFKPTSQGYEKHELKKVRILALQPLRDIALLQLDLAELSGEAPKPVLIDDRDDLRVGDVVFAIGNPLGLERTVTQGIVSSTSRTIGHLRLIQTDAAINPGNSGGPLFNLRGEVVGIACAGATLFDGLAFGIPAADLIEFLIHRDAYLYDSSQPQNGITYLPPPTREAAAAAAAAAKKADSAKNQPTETGASAKGQ is encoded by the coding sequence ATGCTGCGACGTCTTCTCCTCGTTGCTCTGACAACGGTCTCGTTTGTCGCGACCGCACATGCCGGCCAGCAGGTCACGGTCACGCTCGTCGGCGGGGCCAAGATCACGGCCGAACTACTGCGCGAAAACGACCAAGGCATCGTCCTCGACCTGGGGCACGACGTGCTGCAGATCCCGGCCAAACGACTGCTGGGGATCGATCGCGGCGCGAGCCAGGCCGCCGAAGAATCGAATCGCGACCGCGGCATCTTCCTGACAGGACGTGCCGCGCCGGCTGACGTCCCGGAGCTCGCCAAACGCTGCGGCGATTCGGTCGTGATGGTCAAAACCGCCATCGGCCAGGGCAGCGGATTCGTCATCAGCAACAAGGGGCACGTGATCACGAACTATCACGTCGTCGAAGGCGAAACCAAGATCTCGGTGACCTATTTCAAACCGACATCCCAAGGCTATGAAAAGCACGAGCTGAAAAAAGTCCGCATCCTGGCGCTGCAGCCGCTGCGCGACATTGCTCTCCTGCAGCTCGACCTGGCTGAGCTATCGGGCGAGGCGCCCAAGCCGGTGCTGATCGACGACCGTGACGACCTCCGCGTCGGCGACGTCGTGTTTGCCATCGGCAACCCGCTCGGACTGGAACGCACCGTGACGCAGGGGATCGTTAGCTCGACCAGTCGCACGATCGGTCACCTGCGACTGATTCAGACCGACGCCGCAATCAATCCAGGCAACAGCGGCGGTCCGCTATTCAATCTGCGCGGTGAAGTCGTGGGCATCGCCTGTGCCGGCGCCACTTTGTTCGACGGCCTGGCCTTCGGCATTCCGGCCGCCGACCTGATCGAGTTCCTGATCCATCGTGACGCGTATCTGTACGATTCGTCACAGCCGCAAAACGGCATCACGTATCTACCTCCGCCAACGCGTGAAGCGGCAGCCGCAGCAGCCGCGGCGGCGAAAAAAGCGGACAGTGCAAAAAACCAACCGACTGAAACCGGCGCCAGTGCGAAAGGCCAATAA
- a CDS encoding citrate/2-methylcitrate synthase: MSEAVYSPGLEGVIAGETGISTVDEGLHYRGYSVEELATHSTFEETAYLILYGELPKAADLKEFRAQLARGAGVPKEIIDVLRKIPDHASTMDVMRTGVSLLAHWDPDTDDNSHEANLRKAERLLAQLPVIMAARHRLTGGEEPVKPDPNLSIAGNILWMLRGEKPSERWTKAMDVSLILYAEHEYNASTFAARVITSTRADLHSAITGAVGALKGPLHGGANERVLEVLQEVGTSQNAEPWVRKALAAKQLIMGFGHRVYKTGDPRAKYLKTLCQEIAVETGNEDMEKMAEIIEGIVTGEKKLPPNLDWPSARLYHYMGLPIYLYTPLFVVSRVSGWSAHVIEQADNNRLIRPRARYIGYAARPYVPIEKR; the protein is encoded by the coding sequence ATGAGCGAAGCCGTTTACAGTCCAGGCCTGGAAGGCGTGATTGCGGGCGAGACGGGAATCAGCACCGTCGACGAAGGGCTGCACTATCGTGGGTACTCAGTCGAAGAGTTGGCCACGCATTCCACGTTCGAAGAGACGGCCTATCTGATCCTGTACGGCGAATTGCCGAAGGCCGCGGATCTGAAAGAGTTTCGTGCGCAATTGGCACGCGGGGCCGGGGTGCCCAAGGAGATCATCGACGTTCTGCGCAAGATTCCCGACCATGCTTCGACGATGGACGTGATGCGTACCGGCGTCAGCTTGCTCGCGCATTGGGACCCTGACACGGACGACAACAGCCACGAAGCCAACCTGCGCAAGGCCGAACGATTGCTGGCGCAACTGCCCGTCATCATGGCGGCCCGGCATCGTTTGACCGGCGGCGAGGAGCCGGTGAAGCCGGACCCGAACCTGTCGATCGCGGGCAACATTCTGTGGATGCTGCGAGGTGAAAAGCCGAGCGAGCGCTGGACCAAGGCGATGGATGTATCGCTGATTCTCTACGCCGAACACGAGTACAACGCCTCGACCTTTGCCGCACGCGTGATCACTTCCACGCGGGCCGATTTGCACTCCGCGATCACCGGCGCAGTTGGGGCGCTGAAGGGACCCTTGCACGGCGGGGCGAACGAACGCGTGCTGGAAGTGCTGCAAGAAGTTGGCACCTCGCAGAATGCCGAGCCGTGGGTGCGCAAGGCGCTGGCCGCCAAGCAATTGATCATGGGCTTCGGACACCGGGTGTACAAAACCGGCGATCCTCGGGCTAAGTATCTGAAGACCCTCTGCCAGGAAATCGCTGTCGAGACCGGCAACGAGGACATGGAGAAGATGGCCGAGATCATCGAAGGGATCGTGACCGGCGAAAAGAAGCTGCCCCCGAATCTTGATTGGCCCAGCGCTCGGCTATATCACTACATGGGCTTGCCGATTTATCTCTACACGCCGCTGTTCGTTGTCAGCCGCGTATCTGGCTGGAGTGCCCACGTCATCGAGCAGGCCGACAACAACCGGCTGATCCGGCCGCGGGCTCGTTATATCGGCTACGCGGCCCGGCCGTATGTGCCGATCGAGAAGCGGTAG